A window from Musa acuminata AAA Group cultivar baxijiao chromosome BXJ3-10, Cavendish_Baxijiao_AAA, whole genome shotgun sequence encodes these proteins:
- the LOC135651005 gene encoding dirigent protein 22-like has protein sequence MAELRGFSFTTVFFFFFFAVVFAIASAAEEPHGFLQSEKLVKKPVREKLSHLRFYWHDVVSGPDPTAVPVARAAASSTNASGSGFGTVVMIDDPMTVGPELSSRLVGRAQGFYALAAKEETALLMAMNLAFVEGKYNGSTITVLGRNAVFSGVREMPVVGGSGLFRLARGYAQARTYSVNLGTRDAVVEYNVFVMHY, from the coding sequence ATGGCCGAACTCCGTGGCTTTTCCTTTACcaccgtcttcttcttcttcttctttgctgtTGTGTTCGCTATTGCTTCGGCAGCAGAAGAGCCGCATGGGTTCCTCCAGAGCGAGAAGCTGGTGAAGAAGCCGGTGCGCGAGAAGCTGAGCCACCTGCGGTTCTACTGGCACGACGTGGTGAGCGGGCCGGACCCGACCGCCGTCCCCGTGGCCCGGGCAGCAGCCTCGTCCACGAACGCGTCGGGCAGCGGGTTCGGCACGGTGGTCATGATCGACGACCCGATGACGGTGGGGCCGGAGCTGTCGTCACGGCTCGTCGGCCGGGCGCAGGGGTTCTACGCGCTCGCCGCCAAGGAGGAGACCGCCCTACTCATGGCCATGAACTTGGCCTTCGTGGAGGGGAAGTACAACGGGAGCACGATCACCGTCCTGGGGCGGAACGCGGTGTTCTCCGGTGTGCGGGAGATGCCGGTGGTGGGCGGGAGCGGGCTGTTCCGGCTGGCCCGCGGCTACGCCCAAGCCAGGACGTACAGCGTCAACCTCGGGACCCGCGACGCCGTGGTCGAGTACAATGTCTTTGTCATGCATTACTAG